Proteins found in one Choloepus didactylus isolate mChoDid1 chromosome 3, mChoDid1.pri, whole genome shotgun sequence genomic segment:
- the ABCE1 gene encoding ATP-binding cassette sub-family E member 1, translated as MADKLTRIAIVNHDKCKPKKCRQECKKSCPVVRMGKLCIEVTPQCKIAWISETLCIGCGICIKKCPFGALSIVNLPSNLEKETTHRYCANAFKLHRLPIPRPGEVLGLVGTNGIGKSTALKILAGKQKPNLGKYDDPPDWQEILTYFRGSELQNYFTKILEDDLKAIIKPQYVDQIPKAAKGTVGSILDRKDETKTQAIVCQQLDLTHLKERNVEDLSGGELQRFACAVVCIQKADIFMFDEPSSYLDVKQRLKAAITIRSLINPDRYIIVVEHDLSVLDYLSDFICCLYGVPSAYGVVTMPFSVREGINIFLDGYVPTENLRFRDASLVFKVAETANEEEVKKMCMYKYPGMKKKMGEFELAIVAGEFTDSEIMVMLGENGTGKTTFIRMLAGRLKPDEGGEVPVLNVSYKPQKISPKSTGSVRQLLHEKIRDAYTHPQFVTDVMKPLQIENIIDQEVQTLSGGELQRVALALCLGKPADVYLIDEPSAYLDSEQRLMAARVVKRFILHAKKTAFVVEHDFIMATYLADRVIVFDGVPSKNTVANSPQTLLAGMNKFLSQLEITFRRDPNNYRPRINKLNSIKDVEQKKSGNYFFLDD; from the exons ATGGCGGACAAATTAACAAGAATTGCTATCGTCAACCATGACAAATGTAAACCTAAGAAATGTCGGCAAGAGTGCAAAAAGAGTTGTCCTGTGGTTCGGATGG GAAAACTGTGTATAGAGGTTACACCCCAATGCAAAATAGCATGGATTTCTGAAACTCTTTGTATTGGTTGCGGTATTTGCATTAAG aaatgcCCCTTTGGCGCCTTATCAATTGTCAATTTACCAAGCAacttggaaaaagaaacaacGCATCGATATTGTGCCAATGCCTTCAAACTTCACAG GTTGCCTATCCCTCGTCCAGGTGAAGTTTTGGGATTAGTTGGAACTAATGGTATTGGAAAGtcaactgctttaaaaattttagcaGGAAAGCAAAAACCAAACCTTGGGAAGTATGAT GATCCACCTGATTGGCAAGAAATTTTGACTTACTTCCGAGGATCTGAATTGCAAAATTACTTTACCAAGATTCTAGAAGATGACCTAAAAGCCATTATCAAACCTCAGTATGTGGACCAAATTCCCAAAGCTGCAAAG GGGACAGTAGGGTCTATTTTGGACCGAAAGGATGAAACAAAGACACAGGCAATTGTATGTCAGCAGCTTG ATTTAACCCATCTAAAGGAACGAAATGTTGAAGATCTTTCAGGAGGAGAGTTGCAGAGATTTGCTTGTGCTGTCGTTTGCATACAGAAAGCTGATAT tTTCATGTTTGATGAACCTTCTAGTTACCTAGACGTCAAGCAGCGTTTAAAGGCTGCCATTACTATACGATCACTAATAAATCCAGATAG atatATCATTGTGGTGGAGCATGATCTAAGTGTATTAGACTATCTTTCTGACTTCATCTGCTGTTTATATGGTGTACCAAGTGCATATGGTGTTGTCACAATGCCTTTTAGTGTAAGAGAAG GCATAAACATTTTTTTGGATGGCTATGTTCCAACAGAAAACTTGAGATTCAGAGATGCATCACTTGTTTTTAAAGTGGCTGAGACAGCAAATGAAGAAGAAGTTAAAAAGATGTGTATGTATAAATACccaggaatgaagaaaaagatgGGAGAGTTTGAGCTAGCAATTGTAGCTGGAGAGTTTACAGATTCTGAAATCATGGTGATGCTAGGGGAAAATG GTACGGGTAAAACAACGTTTATCAGAATGCTCGCTGGAAGACTTAAACCTGATGAAGGAG GAGAAGTACCAGTTCTAAATGTCAGTTATAAGCCACAGAAGATCAGTCCCAAATCAACT GGAAGTGTTCGCCAGTTACTACATGAAAAGATAAGAGATGCTTATACTCATCCACAATTTGTGACTGATGTAATGAAGCCTCTGCAAATTGAAAACATCATTGACCAAGAG GTGCAGACATTATCTGGTGGTGAACTGCAACGAGTAGCTTTAGCTCTTTGTTTGGGCAAACCTGCTGATGTCTATTTAATTGATGAACCGTCTGCATATTTGGATTCTGAGCAAAGATTGATGGCAGCTAGAGTTGTCAAACG TTTCATCCTCCATGCGAAAAAGACAGCCTTTGTTGTGGAACATGACTTCATCATGGCCACCTATCTAGCAGATCGGGTCATCGtttttgatggtgtcccatcTAAAAACACTGTTGCAAACAG tcCTCAGACCCTTTTGGCTGGCATGAATAAATTTTTGTCTCAGCTTGAAATTACATTTAGAAGAGATCCAAACAACTATAGGccaagaataaacaaactcaattCAATTAAG GATGTCGAACAAAAGAAGAGTGGAAACTACTTTTTCTTGGATGATTAG